In Perca fluviatilis chromosome 3, GENO_Pfluv_1.0, whole genome shotgun sequence, the following proteins share a genomic window:
- the tmem41b gene encoding transmembrane protein 41B translates to MAKKRRERREDDGLSSAQEEVKASDSQVLKEAQHTEGGSARMSVLILVSIFTCSASVMYLVYRNFPELPNDEMEKIKIPKDMDDAKALGTVLSKYKDTYYSQVLVAYFATYIFLQTFAIPGSIFLSILSGYLYPFPLALFLVCLCSGLGASFCYMLSYLVGRPMVYKYLTERAQKWSQQVDKHRDHLINYIIFLRITPFLPNWFINITSPVIDVPLGVFFIGTFLGVAPPSFVAINAGTTLYKLTTAGEAVSWNSLAVLGVLAVLSILPVCFQKKLQKKLE, encoded by the exons ATGGCAAAAAAGCGAAGAGAAAGACGAGAGGACGACGGTTTGTCCTCGGCACAGGAGGAGGTGAAGGCTAGTGACTCACAAGTACTGAAAG AGGCTCAGCATACTGAAGGGGGCTCAGCACGCATGTCTGTCCTGATTCTGGTGTCTATCTTCACCTGCTCTGCCTCAGTCATGTACCTGGTCTACAGGAACTTCCCAGAGCTTCCCAA tgaTGAAATGGAGAAGATCAAGATCCCTAAAGACATGGATGATGCCAAAGCTTTGGGAACTGTGCTGTCCAAATACAAAGACACATACTACTCCCAAGTGTTGGTGGCCTACTTTGCAACATATATTTT CCTCCAGACATTTGCCATCCCTGGATCTATCTTCCTTAGCATCCTTTCTGGATATCTTTACCCTTTCCCCTTGGCTCTTTTCTTAGTCTGCTTG TGCTCTGGCCTTGGTGCTTCCTTTTGCTATATGCTATCATATCTGGTGGGCAGACCGATGGTCTACAAATATCTCACAGAGAGAGCACAGAAGTGGTCCCAGCAG gttgACAAACATAGAGATCATCTAATCAATTACATCATCTTCCTGAGGATAACCCCCTTTCTTCCCAACTGGTTCATCAACATCACCTCACCTGTCATCGATGTGCCTTTGGGGGTTTTCTTCATCGGTACCTTTCTTG GAGTGGCGCCTCCGTCCTTTGTAGCTATCAACGCGGGTACAACACTGTACAAACTGACCACAGCTGGTGAGGCCGTGTCCTGGAACTCTCTGGCTGTGCTCGGTGTACTCGCCGTGCTCTCCATCTTGCCCGTCTGCTTCCAGAAAAAGCTGCAGAAGAAACTAGAGTAG
- the ipo7 gene encoding importin-7: MDPESLVEALRGTMDPNLREAAERQLNEGHTQVNFVSTLLRVTMSDQLDLPVRQAGVIYLKNMITQHWSDGDGSGTETPVNNIPDEDRQFIRDNIVEAIIHSPERIRVQLTTCIHHMIKHDYPAKWTTIVDKIGFYLQSDNSAGWLGILLCLYQLVKNYEYKKPEERQPLVAAMHIFMPMLKERFIQLLPDHSSDSVLIQKQIFKILYALFQYNLPLELINRQNLTEWMEILKTVVDRDVPPETMQIDEDERPELPWWKCKKWALHILARLFERYGSPGNTTKEYAEFAELFLKEYAVPAQQVLLKVLYQYKEKQYVAPRVLQQTLNYINQGIAHALTWRNLKPHIQGIIQDVVFPLMCYTDSDEELWQEDPYEYIRMKFDVFEDFISPTTAAQTLLFTACNKRKEVLQKTMGFCYQILTDPASDPRKKDGALHMIGSLAEILLKKKIYKDQMEFMLQNHVFPLFRSELGYMRARACWVLHYFCEVKFKSDQNLQTALELTRLCLINDNEMPVKVEAAIALQVLISNQEKAKEYITSFIRPVMQALLHIVRETENDDLTNVIQKMICEYSEEVTPIAVEMTQHLAMTFNQVIQTGPDEEGGDDKAVTAMGILNTIDTLLSVVEDHKEITQQLEGICLQVIGTVLQQHVLEFYEEILSLAHSLTCQQVSPQMWQLLPLVYEVFQQDGFDYFTDMMPLLHNYVTVDTDTLLSDTKYLEMIYSMCKKVLTGDPGEDPECHAVKLLEVIILQCKGRGIDQVVPLFVAAALERLTREVKTSELRTMCLQVAIAALYYSPPLLLNTLENLRFPNNTEPITNHFITQWLKDVDCFLGLHDRKMCILGICALIDLEHRPQVVNQVAVQLLPAAILLFNGLKRAYACRAEHENDDDDDDEDGEEDDDNAELGSDEDDIDEEGQEYLEMLAKQAGEDGDDEDWEEDDAEETALEGYTTAVDDEDNLVDEYQIFKAILQNIQSRDPAWYQALTQALDEDQGKHLQDIGTLADQRRAAHESKMIEKHGGYKFTAPVVPSTFNFGGTAPGMN; encoded by the exons ATGGATCCTGAGTCTTTGGTCGAGGCCCTTCGGGGGACGATGGACCCCAATCTTCGTGAGGCCGCGGAGAGACAGTTGAACGAG GGTCACACCCAGGTAAACTTTGTGTCCACTCTGCTGCGTGTCACCATGTCTGATCAGCTGGATTTGCCTGTCAGGCAAGCAG GTGTGATTTACCTTAAGAACATGATAACCCAGCATTGGAGTGATGGCGACGGTTCAGGCACAGAGACTCCTGTCAATAACATCCCTGACGAGGACAGGCAGTTCATTCGAGACAACATAGTGGAGGCCATCATCCACTCCCCCGAGCGCATCAG GGTCCAGTTGACAACATGTATCCACCACATGATTAAGCATGACTACCCCGCCAAGTGGACGACCATCGTGGACAAAATTGGCTTCTACCTGCAGTCAGACAACAGCGCAGGATGGCTTGGCATCTTGCTCTGTCTTTACCAGCTTGTCAAAAACTACGA ATACAAAAAACCAGAAGAGCGTCAACCTCTGGTGGCTGCCATGCACATCTTCATGCCCATGCTGAAAGAACGCTTTATCCAGCTGCTTCCTGACCACTCCAGTGACTCTGTCCTCATACAGAAACAGATCTTCAAAATCCTCTATGCCCTCTTTCAG TACAACCTGCCCCTGGAACTCATCAACAGACAGAACCTGACAGAGTGGATGGAGATCCTGAAGACGGTAGTGGATAGAGATGTGCCTCCG GAGACGATGCAGATAGATGAAGATGAGCGTCCTGAGCTGCCGTGGTGGAAGTGTAAGAAGTGGGCCCTTCACATCTTGGCTCGACTGTTTGAGAG GTATGGAAGCCCAGGCAACACAACCAAAGAGTATGCAGAGTTTGCTGAACTTTTCCTCAAAGAATATGCAGTTCCTGCTCAGCAG GTGCTGTTGAAAGTCTTATACCAGTACAAGGAAAAGCAATATGTGGCTCCCAGAGTACTCCAACAGACACTGAACTACATCAACCAGGGCATAGCACATGCTCTGACGTGGAGAAACCTCAAGCCCCACATCCAG GGCATTATTCAGGATGTGGTCTTCCCCCTCATGTGTTACACAGACAGTGATGAGGAGCTGTGGCAGGAGGATCCATACGAGTACATCCGAATGAAGTTTG ATGTGTTTGAGGACTTTATCTCTCCAACAACAGCAGCCCAGACGCTCCTCTTCACTGCTTGTAACAAGAGGAAAGAG GTGCTGCAAAAGACTATGGGCTTCTGCTACCAGATTCTCACTGATCCCGCCTCTGACCCCAGGAAAAAGGATGGTGCCCTTCACATGATTGGCTCTTTGGCTGAAATCCTGCTGAAG AAAAAGATTTATAAGGACCAGATGGAGTTCATGCTGCAGAATCACGTCTTCCCCCTGTTCCGCAGTGAACTGGGCTACATGAGAGCCAGG GCCTGCTGGGTGCTGCATTACTTTTGTGAAGTGAAGTTCAAAAGTGACCAGAACCTGCAGACGGCTCTTGAGCTCACCCGCCTTTGTCTAATCAATGACAACGAGATGCCAGTTAAGGTGGAGGCTGCTATTGCCCTGCAGGTTCTCATCAGCAACCAGGAGAAAG CCAAAGAATACATCACCTCCTTCATCCGGCCAGTGATGCAGGCACTCCTGCACATTGTCAGGGAGACGGAGAATGATGACCTCACCAACGTCATACAGAAGATGATCTGTGAATACAGTGAGGAGGTGACTCCAATTGCTGTGGAGATGACACAGCATTTG gCTATGACGTTCAACCAGGTGATTCAGACGGGCCCTGACGAGGAGGGCGGAGATGACAAGGCAGTGACGGCCATGGGCATCCTCAACACCATTGACACATTGCTAAGTGTGGTGGAGGACCACAAAGAG ATCACCCAGCAGCTGGAGGGCATCTGTCTGCAGGTGATCGGCACTGTGCTGCAGCAACATGTACTGG AGTTCTACGAGGAGATCCTGTCCTTGGCTCACAGCCTGACCTGCCAACAGGTGTCACCACAGATGTGGCAGCTCCTTCCACTGGTGTATGAAGTCTTCCAGCAAGATGGATTTGATTACTTCACAG atatGATGCCTCTTCTTCACAACTATGTCACAGTTGACACAGATACTCTCCTATCTGACACCAAATACCTGGAGATGATTTATAGCATGTGCAAGAAG GTCCTGACAGGTGATCCAGGCGAGGACCCGGAGTGCCATGCAGTCAAGCTGCTGGAGGTGATCATCCTGCAGTGCAAAGGCCGTGGCATTGACCAG GTTGTGCCCTTGTTTGTGGCTGCTGCATTGGAGCGTTTGACACGGGAGGTGAAGACCAGCGAGCTAAGGACTATGTGCCTGCAGGTGGCTATCGCTGCACTTTACTACAGCCCCCCTCTTCTCCTCAACACTTTGGAGAACCTACGCTTTCCAAACAACACTGAGCCTATTACTAACCACTTCATCACCCAGTGGCTCAAAGATGTCGACTGCTTCCTTGG CCTCCACGACAGGAAGATGTGCATTCTCGGAATTTGTGCACTCATTGACCTCGAGCACAGGCCTCAAGTTGTCAACCAGGTAGCCGTCCAGCTTCTTCCAGCAGCCATCCTACTGTTCAATGGCCTCAAGAGGGCGTACGCCTGTCGAGCAGAGCATGAGAATGACGAcgacgatgatgatgaagatgggGAAGAGGATGACGACAATG CTGAGCTGGGCAGTGATGAGGATGACATTGATGAGGAAGGCCAGGAATACCTGGAGATGCTGGCGAAGCAGGCAGGAGAGGACGGAGACGATGAAGACTGGGAGGAGGACGATGCTGAGGAGACGGCACTTGAGGGCTACACTACagctgtagatgatgaagacaaCTTAGTGGACGAGTATCAGATCTTCAAAGCCATACTACAGA ATATCCAGAGCCGTGACCCAGCATGGTACCAGGCACTAACGCAGGCCCTTGATGAAGATCAGGGCAAACACCTTCAGGACATTGGCACACTTGCAGACCAGAGACGGGCAGCACATG